A window of the Helianthus annuus cultivar XRQ/B chromosome 4, HanXRQr2.0-SUNRISE, whole genome shotgun sequence genome harbors these coding sequences:
- the LOC110938257 gene encoding probable carboxylesterase 12 isoform X2, with product MDSSADQIIKEILPFIRVYKDGRYEKLSGNDTVPAGIDPSSGVQSKDVVILPDTPLSVRLYIPKPHNPTVKKLPLLIYFHGGGFIIESAASPPYHRLLNLIAPEHPVPACFNDSWEAIKWVGQHVDGNGPESWLNELADLGHVFFAGDSAGATIAHHMAIQVGSSDPTRSVSLRGVILLHPFFWGKERVGSESDNTRATIVGDLWKIAHPETSGEDDPLINPAMDPKVSDLGCSKVLVYVAENDILKDRGYYYKDILGKSGWRGDIEVIEDKGLGHVYFLYNPSVDASCTMRTRICTFINDRA from the exons ATGGACTCATCAGCAGATCAAATCATCAAAGAAATCCTTCCATTCATTCGAGTTTACAAAGACGGCCGGTACGAAAAACTCTCCGGCAACGACACTGTCCCTGCCGGCATTGATCCTTCTTCCGGCGTTCAATCCAAAGACGTCGTTATCCTACCGGACACCCCCCTCTCCGTCCGCCTTTACATTCCCAAACCCCACAACCCAACGGTGAAAAAACTCCCCCTCTTAATCTACTTTCATGGCGGCGGATTCATCATCGAATCCGCCGCCTCACCTCCCTACCATAGGTTATTAAACCTAATA GCGCCGGAGCATCCTGTTCCCGCATGTTTTAACGACTCATGGGAAGCAATCAAGTGGGTCGGGCAACATGTTGACGGAAATGGACCCGAGTCGTGGCTAAATGAGTTGGCCGACCTTGGACACGTGTTTTTCGCGGGGGATAGCGCGGGTGCTACTATTGCCCACCACATGGCAATCCAGGTCGGGTCAAGTGACCCGACCCGGAGTGTGAGTCTTCGGGGTGTCATCTTACTCCACCCGTTTTTTTGGGGAAAGGAACGGGTGGGGTCGGAATCAGACAACACACGTGCCACAATAGTGGGCGATCTATGGAAGATCGCCCACCCGGAAACAAGTGGGGAGGATGACCCGTTGATTAACCCGGCTATGGATCCGAAGGTCTCGGATCTTGGATGCTCCAAGGTACTTGTTTATGTTGCTGAGAATGATATTTTGAAGGATAGGGGGTATTATTACAAGGATATTTTGGGAAAAAGTGGGTGGAGAGGAGATATAGAGGTTATTGAGGATAAAGGGTTGGGTCATGTGTATTTCCTGTACAACCCTTCTGTTGATGCTTCTTGTACCATGCGCACCAGGATTTGTACCTTCATCAACGATCGGGCGTAA
- the LOC110938257 gene encoding probable carboxylesterase 12 isoform X1: MDSSADQIIKEILPFIRVYKDGRYEKLSGNDTVPAGIDPSSGVQSKDVVILPDTPLSVRLYIPKPHNPTVKKLPLLIYFHGGGFIIESAASPPYHRLLNLIAAESGAVVVSVDYRTAPEHPVPACFNDSWEAIKWVGQHVDGNGPESWLNELADLGHVFFAGDSAGATIAHHMAIQVGSSDPTRSVSLRGVILLHPFFWGKERVGSESDNTRATIVGDLWKIAHPETSGEDDPLINPAMDPKVSDLGCSKVLVYVAENDILKDRGYYYKDILGKSGWRGDIEVIEDKGLGHVYFLYNPSVDASCTMRTRICTFINDRA, from the coding sequence ATGGACTCATCAGCAGATCAAATCATCAAAGAAATCCTTCCATTCATTCGAGTTTACAAAGACGGCCGGTACGAAAAACTCTCCGGCAACGACACTGTCCCTGCCGGCATTGATCCTTCTTCCGGCGTTCAATCCAAAGACGTCGTTATCCTACCGGACACCCCCCTCTCCGTCCGCCTTTACATTCCCAAACCCCACAACCCAACGGTGAAAAAACTCCCCCTCTTAATCTACTTTCATGGCGGCGGATTCATCATCGAATCCGCCGCCTCACCTCCCTACCATAGGTTATTAAACCTAATAGCGGCAGAATCCGGCGCCGTCGTAGTCTCAGTAGACTACAGAACGGCGCCGGAGCATCCTGTTCCCGCATGTTTTAACGACTCATGGGAAGCAATCAAGTGGGTCGGGCAACATGTTGACGGAAATGGACCCGAGTCGTGGCTAAATGAGTTGGCCGACCTTGGACACGTGTTTTTCGCGGGGGATAGCGCGGGTGCTACTATTGCCCACCACATGGCAATCCAGGTCGGGTCAAGTGACCCGACCCGGAGTGTGAGTCTTCGGGGTGTCATCTTACTCCACCCGTTTTTTTGGGGAAAGGAACGGGTGGGGTCGGAATCAGACAACACACGTGCCACAATAGTGGGCGATCTATGGAAGATCGCCCACCCGGAAACAAGTGGGGAGGATGACCCGTTGATTAACCCGGCTATGGATCCGAAGGTCTCGGATCTTGGATGCTCCAAGGTACTTGTTTATGTTGCTGAGAATGATATTTTGAAGGATAGGGGGTATTATTACAAGGATATTTTGGGAAAAAGTGGGTGGAGAGGAGATATAGAGGTTATTGAGGATAAAGGGTTGGGTCATGTGTATTTCCTGTACAACCCTTCTGTTGATGCTTCTTGTACCATGCGCACCAGGATTTGTACCTTCATCAACGATCGGGCGTAA